In one window of Skermanella rosea DNA:
- the argH gene encoding argininosuccinate lyase — MTDQATSKNAGSAANQLWGGRFASGPSSIMERINVSIGFDQRLAVQDIAGSKAHAAMLARQGIIGKDDASRIIEGLDRIANEIADGGFTFKTELEDIHMNVEARLAELIGEPAGRLHTARSRNDQVATDFRLWVRDALDRLDAGLKDLQSAMIDLAERHADTVMPGFTHLQTAQPVTFGHHLLAYVEMLGRDRGRMRDARARLNECPLGSAALAGTSFPIDRHGVAEALGFDRPTANSLDAVSDRDFALEYLGAAAICAVHLSRLAEEIVIWCSDAFRFVRLTDAFTTGSSIMPQKKNPDAAELVRAKSGRVIGALGGLLIVMKGLPLAYSKDMQEDKEPVFETDDTLGLCVAAMAGMVRDMTPDAGRMRAATEAGFITATDLADWLVRVLGLPFRQAHHVTGRIVKLAEDRNAKLAELSLADLQTVEPRITQAVFDVLTVDASVASRTSYGGTAPETVRKAAAAARERFL; from the coding sequence ATGACCGACCAAGCAACATCCAAGAACGCCGGCAGCGCCGCCAACCAGCTTTGGGGCGGACGCTTCGCAAGCGGACCCTCCTCGATCATGGAACGCATCAACGTGTCGATCGGATTCGATCAGCGTCTGGCGGTCCAGGACATCGCGGGCTCCAAGGCCCATGCCGCCATGCTCGCCCGGCAAGGCATCATCGGCAAGGACGATGCGTCCAGGATCATCGAAGGCCTCGACCGCATCGCCAATGAGATTGCCGACGGCGGCTTCACGTTCAAGACCGAACTGGAAGACATCCACATGAACGTGGAGGCGCGGCTCGCCGAGCTGATCGGCGAACCGGCCGGCCGGCTGCACACCGCGCGGTCCCGCAACGATCAGGTGGCGACCGATTTCCGCCTGTGGGTGCGCGACGCGCTGGACCGGCTGGACGCCGGGCTGAAGGACCTGCAATCCGCCATGATCGACCTGGCGGAACGGCATGCCGACACGGTGATGCCCGGCTTCACCCACCTCCAGACGGCGCAGCCGGTGACCTTCGGGCACCATCTGTTGGCCTATGTGGAGATGCTGGGCCGCGACCGGGGCCGCATGCGCGACGCCCGCGCGCGGCTGAACGAATGCCCGTTGGGATCGGCGGCGCTGGCCGGCACGTCGTTCCCGATCGACCGCCACGGCGTGGCCGAGGCGCTGGGCTTCGACCGGCCGACCGCCAACTCGCTGGACGCCGTGTCCGACCGGGACTTCGCGCTGGAGTACCTGGGCGCCGCCGCGATCTGCGCGGTCCATCTCTCCCGCCTGGCGGAGGAGATCGTGATCTGGTGCAGCGACGCCTTCCGCTTCGTCAGGCTGACCGACGCCTTCACCACCGGCAGCTCGATCATGCCGCAGAAGAAGAACCCGGACGCGGCGGAACTGGTCCGCGCCAAGTCGGGCCGCGTGATCGGCGCGCTGGGCGGGCTGCTGATCGTCATGAAGGGGCTGCCGCTGGCCTATTCCAAGGACATGCAGGAAGACAAGGAACCTGTGTTCGAGACCGACGACACGCTCGGGCTGTGCGTCGCCGCGATGGCGGGCATGGTCCGAGACATGACGCCGGACGCCGGCCGGATGCGGGCCGCGACGGAAGCCGGCTTCATCACCGCGACCGACCTCGCAGACTGGCTGGTGCGGGTGCTCGGGCTGCCGTTCCGCCAGGCCCACCACGTCACCGGGCGGATCGTCAAGCTGGCCGAGGACAGGAACGCCAAACTGGCCGAACTGAGCCTCGCCGACCTCCAGACGGTCGAGCCGCGCATCACCCAGGCCGTCTTCGACGTGCTGACCGTGGACGCCTCGGTCGCCAGCCGGACCAGCTACGGCGGCACCGCGCCGGAAACGGTACGCAAGGCGGCGGCGGCGGCCCGGGAGCGCTTCCTGTGA
- the ftsE gene encoding cell division ATP-binding protein FtsE has protein sequence MRYGNGPEVLRDVSFTLEPGTFHFLTGASGAGKSSLLRLMYLAHRPSRGLITMFGHDIASLKRGELPPLRRRIGVVFQNFRLLDHLSALDNVALPLRVAGARESQVREHVAELLSWVGLGDHLNDKPATLSGGQQQRVAIARAVITRPSLLLADEPTGNVDDRIGMRLLHLFEELNKLGTTIVIATHNEMMIERFGYARMVLDKGMLQHLPRGGGATRIA, from the coding sequence ATGCGCTACGGCAATGGGCCGGAAGTGCTGCGGGACGTCAGTTTCACGTTGGAACCCGGGACGTTCCATTTCCTGACCGGCGCCAGCGGCGCCGGCAAGTCCTCGCTGCTGCGCCTGATGTACCTGGCGCACCGGCCGTCGCGCGGCCTGATCACCATGTTCGGCCACGACATCGCGTCGCTGAAGCGGGGAGAGCTGCCGCCGCTGCGCCGCCGCATCGGCGTGGTCTTCCAGAACTTCCGCCTGCTCGACCATCTCTCGGCGCTGGACAACGTGGCATTGCCGCTGCGGGTCGCCGGGGCGCGTGAGTCGCAGGTGCGGGAGCATGTGGCGGAGCTTCTGAGCTGGGTCGGCCTGGGCGACCATCTGAACGACAAGCCGGCCACGCTGTCGGGCGGCCAGCAGCAGCGAGTCGCCATCGCGCGGGCGGTCATCACGCGGCCCAGCCTCCTGCTCGCGGACGAGCCGACCGGCAACGTGGACGACAGGATCGGCATGCGCCTGCTCCACCTGTTCGAGGAACTGAACAAGCTCGGCACGACCATCGTGATCGCGACCCATAACGAAATGATGATAGAACGGTTCGGCTACGCCCGCATGGTGCTCGACAAGGGCATGCTCCAGCATCTGCCGCGGGGCGGCGGCGCAACCCGGATCGCCTGA
- a CDS encoding TIGR02302 family protein codes for MNGTDDRTQSPTRRKGAAGEPTIRLALARGALAWEQLWPALWPAAGVAGLFIAVALFNVLPGLGGWLHALVLLLFTAAFAAALYVGARRIRLPDDTAALRRLERDSGLTHRPLAAVRDNLASGSDPASAELWRLYQERARQRMKSLRVKLPHPNLAARDPWAFRAAVGLILFVAAFGTWGDWRPRLAAALAPHLDGSAGDARAMLDVWVTPPDYTGLPPIFLRSAQPAPAAQQASGDAAEPAGPVPVPTGSVVLARVTGGSGVPALNANGTSTAFEQIDQSSYQASQPITAGGTIEVQQDGGSLGSWPITVVPDTAPIVALPAPPAAGERGAMRVEYEARDDYGIAAVQGTIRLSGDGAEPGLDRTPIELQLPLPGVRPKVARSASFHDLTPHPWAGLPVTLRVSATDGAGQTGMTEDVALVLPEREFLNPVARAIIEERKKLTLRPESSREEVARGLGIISARPFQFRDDVVVFLSLRSAVARLYLDESADAIPAIQKLLWDTALRVEDGTLSIAERNLRDAEQRLMDALDRDAPDAELQRLMDELQQALNEFLDAMEEQMRQAMERGEQLPQIPPEMQGQTMDRQDLQQMLDQMRQMAETGSREAAREMLSQLQQMLENLRNGNMAQMQQNQQNQAGQMMQQLQDLAQRQRELLDQSFRESQQGQEGQEGQQGQQGQQGQQGQMPSRQQRPGQRGQQGQQGQQGQQGQQGQQGQGSASAAEQEALRRELGELMRQLGEMGGEIPRPLGRAERAMREAGQALEQGMPGAAVPPQTQALDELQQGLQSMAEQMAQQMMMGQQPGQMPGQQQMQQSNRGRDPLGRPLPGFGRADTNDVRIPEQSDLQRAREILDELRRRAGEFNRPQLELDYIDRLLRRF; via the coding sequence ATGAACGGGACCGACGATCGCACGCAGAGCCCCACCCGGCGCAAGGGCGCCGCCGGCGAACCGACGATCCGGCTGGCCCTGGCGCGCGGAGCGCTGGCCTGGGAGCAGCTCTGGCCGGCCCTGTGGCCGGCGGCGGGGGTCGCGGGACTGTTCATCGCCGTCGCCCTGTTCAACGTGCTGCCAGGGCTGGGCGGCTGGCTGCACGCGCTGGTGCTGCTGCTGTTCACCGCGGCCTTCGCCGCCGCCCTCTATGTCGGGGCGAGGCGGATCAGGCTGCCGGACGACACCGCCGCACTGCGGCGGCTGGAGCGGGACAGCGGGCTGACGCACCGGCCGCTGGCCGCCGTCCGGGACAACCTCGCCAGCGGCTCGGACCCGGCGAGTGCCGAGCTGTGGCGGCTCTACCAGGAGCGTGCCCGCCAGCGCATGAAGTCGTTGCGGGTAAAACTGCCCCACCCCAACCTCGCCGCCCGCGATCCTTGGGCGTTCCGGGCCGCCGTCGGCCTGATCCTGTTCGTCGCGGCGTTCGGGACCTGGGGCGACTGGCGGCCGCGCCTCGCCGCGGCGCTGGCGCCGCATCTTGATGGCTCGGCGGGTGACGCCCGGGCGATGCTGGACGTCTGGGTGACCCCACCCGACTATACCGGCCTGCCGCCGATTTTCCTGCGGTCCGCCCAGCCCGCCCCGGCGGCGCAGCAGGCTTCCGGCGATGCCGCCGAGCCAGCCGGGCCGGTACCGGTGCCGACCGGCAGCGTCGTCCTGGCCCGGGTGACCGGCGGATCCGGCGTCCCGGCGCTCAACGCCAACGGGACCAGCACGGCCTTCGAGCAGATCGACCAGTCCAGCTATCAGGCCAGCCAGCCGATCACCGCCGGCGGCACGATCGAGGTCCAGCAGGACGGCGGGTCGCTGGGATCGTGGCCAATCACCGTCGTTCCCGACACCGCCCCGATCGTGGCGCTGCCCGCGCCGCCGGCCGCAGGCGAGCGCGGCGCGATGCGAGTGGAATACGAGGCGCGCGACGACTACGGCATCGCCGCCGTCCAGGGCACCATCCGGCTGAGCGGCGACGGCGCCGAGCCGGGGCTGGACCGGACGCCGATCGAGTTGCAGCTTCCGCTGCCCGGCGTGCGGCCCAAGGTGGCCCGCAGCGCCAGCTTCCATGACCTGACGCCGCACCCCTGGGCCGGCCTGCCGGTGACCCTGCGCGTTTCCGCCACCGACGGGGCCGGCCAGACCGGCATGACCGAGGATGTGGCCCTGGTGCTGCCGGAGCGGGAGTTCCTCAACCCCGTCGCCCGGGCGATCATCGAGGAGCGCAAGAAGCTGACCCTGCGGCCGGAATCCAGCCGCGAGGAGGTGGCGCGCGGTCTCGGCATCATTTCGGCACGTCCGTTCCAGTTCCGCGACGACGTGGTCGTATTCCTGTCGCTCCGGTCGGCCGTGGCGCGCCTGTACCTGGACGAGTCCGCCGACGCGATCCCCGCCATCCAGAAGCTGCTGTGGGACACCGCCCTGCGAGTCGAGGACGGCACGCTGTCGATCGCCGAGCGCAACCTGCGCGACGCCGAGCAGCGCCTGATGGACGCCTTGGACCGGGATGCCCCCGACGCGGAGTTGCAGAGGCTGATGGACGAGCTTCAGCAGGCGCTGAACGAGTTCCTGGACGCCATGGAGGAGCAGATGCGCCAGGCGATGGAGCGCGGCGAGCAGCTGCCCCAGATTCCGCCGGAAATGCAGGGCCAGACCATGGACCGCCAGGATCTCCAGCAGATGCTGGACCAGATGCGCCAGATGGCCGAGACCGGCTCCCGCGAGGCGGCGCGCGAGATGCTGTCCCAGCTCCAGCAGATGCTCGAGAACCTGCGCAACGGCAACATGGCCCAGATGCAGCAGAACCAGCAGAACCAGGCCGGGCAGATGATGCAGCAGCTTCAGGATCTGGCCCAGCGCCAGCGCGAGCTGCTGGACCAAAGCTTCCGCGAATCCCAGCAGGGGCAGGAGGGCCAGGAAGGACAACAGGGACAGCAAGGCCAACAGGGGCAGCAGGGCCAGATGCCGAGCCGGCAGCAGCGCCCCGGCCAGCGCGGCCAGCAGGGGCAACAGGGCCAGCAGGGACAACAAGGGCAGCAGGGTCAGCAGGGCCAGGGCTCCGCGAGCGCCGCCGAGCAGGAGGCGCTGCGGCGCGAGCTGGGCGAGTTGATGCGGCAGCTGGGCGAGATGGGGGGCGAGATCCCGCGCCCCCTGGGACGCGCGGAGCGGGCGATGCGGGAGGCTGGCCAGGCGCTGGAGCAGGGCATGCCCGGGGCCGCCGTCCCGCCGCAGACCCAGGCGCTGGACGAGCTTCAGCAGGGCTTGCAGTCCATGGCCGAACAGATGGCCCAGCAGATGATGATGGGCCAGCAGCCGGGCCAGATGCCCGGCCAGCAGCAGATGCAGCAGTCGAACCGCGGCCGGGACCCGCTCGGTCGCCCCCTGCCCGGCTTCGGCCGCGCGGACACCAACGACGTGCGGATCCCCGAGCAGTCGGATTTGCAGCGCGCCCGGGAGATCCTGGACGAACTCCGCCGCCGCGCCGGCGAATTCAACCGCCCGCAGCTGGAGCTGGACTATATCGACCGCCTGCTTCGCCGATTCTGA
- the lysA gene encoding diaminopimelate decarboxylase, which translates to MNPYFTYRDGVLHAENVALPALAAEVGTPFYCYSLAALEANYRAFATAFEGTDTGICYALKANSNLAVIRTLARLGAGADVVSEGEMRRALAGGVPADRIVFSGVGKTRGEMRAALEAGIFQLNVESIPELEALSEVAASLGRTASIAIRVNPDVDAQTHAKIATGKKENKFGIDIDHAREIYARAAALPGIAPVAVAVHIGSQLTSLEPFRAAFERVVELVHALRADGHDIKRLDLGGGLGILYRDEEVPAVDAYAGMVRSITGNLGCHVTLEPGRALVGNAGILVTRVIFRKTGLHREFLIVDAAMNDLIRPSLYDAWHTILPVIEPSSDAPRSPIDVVGPVCESGDTFAVQRVLPHLDQEDLVAFLSAGAYGAVMSSSYNTRPLIPEVLVSGADHAVVRRRPTVEEMLAAERVPAWLDP; encoded by the coding sequence ATGAACCCTTATTTCACCTATCGCGACGGCGTGCTGCATGCCGAGAATGTGGCGCTGCCCGCCCTCGCGGCGGAAGTCGGCACGCCCTTCTACTGCTATTCCTTGGCGGCGCTCGAAGCGAACTACCGGGCCTTCGCCACGGCCTTCGAAGGCACCGACACCGGCATCTGCTACGCCCTGAAGGCGAACTCCAACCTCGCCGTGATCCGCACGCTGGCCCGCCTCGGCGCCGGCGCCGACGTGGTGTCGGAAGGCGAGATGCGCCGGGCGCTCGCCGGCGGCGTGCCGGCGGACCGGATCGTCTTCTCCGGCGTCGGCAAGACCCGCGGGGAGATGCGGGCGGCCCTGGAAGCCGGCATCTTCCAGCTCAACGTCGAATCGATCCCCGAACTGGAAGCCCTGAGCGAGGTCGCCGCCTCCCTGGGCCGGACCGCCTCCATCGCGATCCGGGTCAACCCGGACGTGGACGCCCAAACCCACGCCAAGATCGCGACAGGCAAGAAGGAGAACAAGTTCGGCATCGACATCGACCACGCGCGCGAGATCTATGCCCGCGCCGCCGCGCTGCCGGGGATCGCCCCCGTGGCCGTCGCGGTGCATATCGGGTCGCAGCTGACCAGCCTGGAGCCTTTCCGCGCCGCCTTCGAGCGGGTGGTCGAACTGGTCCACGCGCTCCGTGCCGACGGGCACGACATCAAGCGCCTGGACCTGGGCGGCGGCCTCGGCATCCTGTATCGGGACGAGGAGGTGCCGGCGGTCGACGCCTATGCCGGGATGGTCAGGAGCATCACCGGCAATCTGGGCTGCCACGTGACGCTGGAGCCCGGCCGGGCGCTGGTCGGCAACGCCGGCATCCTGGTGACCCGGGTGATCTTCCGGAAGACCGGGCTACACCGGGAGTTCCTGATCGTCGACGCGGCGATGAACGACCTGATCAGGCCCTCGCTTTACGACGCCTGGCACACCATCCTTCCTGTAATCGAACCGTCGTCCGACGCGCCGAGGTCGCCGATCGACGTGGTCGGCCCGGTCTGCGAGTCGGGGGATACTTTCGCGGTCCAGCGGGTCCTGCCACATTTGGACCAAGAAGATCTGGTGGCATTCCTGTCGGCGGGAGCCTACGGCGCGGTGATGTCGTCCAGCTACAACACCCGCCCGCTGATCCCCGAGGTGCTGGTCTCGGGGGCCGACCATGCGGTGGTCCGCCGGCGGCCGACCGTCGAGGAGATGCTGGCAGCGGAACGGGTGCCGGCATGGCTTGACCCCTGA
- a CDS encoding response regulator, with product MSEVPGIPAHRVLLAEDDPGVRSFVARALRHAGFAVTDVEDGQQALQALYTEPYDLLVADIVMPVVDGIALALSAAKHRPGTRILLITGYPAEHTRARNLEALIHAVIPKPFSLQEICAAARAALGIAGQDGP from the coding sequence ATGAGTGAAGTTCCGGGAATTCCCGCGCACCGGGTTCTCCTCGCCGAGGACGACCCCGGGGTACGCAGCTTCGTCGCCCGCGCGCTCAGGCATGCCGGCTTCGCGGTGACTGACGTGGAGGACGGCCAACAGGCCCTCCAGGCGCTCTACACCGAGCCTTACGACCTGCTGGTCGCCGACATCGTCATGCCGGTCGTGGACGGTATCGCGCTCGCGCTCAGCGCCGCCAAGCACCGTCCGGGGACCAGGATCCTGCTGATCACGGGCTACCCGGCGGAGCACACCCGCGCCCGCAACCTGGAGGCCCTGATCCACGCCGTGATCCCCAAACCCTTCAGCCTTCAGGAAATCTGCGCCGCCGCCCGGGCGGCGCTGGGGATCGCGGGGCAGGACGGCCCATAG
- a CDS encoding MJ0042-type zinc finger domain-containing protein gives MILTCPACSTRYLVDPATLGRDGRMVRCAKCGHSWMQRPPVDMPKPVDLAPPPEEIEVKPIPPGSNLPAIRKPVPPKPKSKAPLVVSAVAAVVLLLAGGVFMRQEIAEIWPPSARLFETIGLPVEALGAGLQLQNVRSEKRVEDGITILVIEGQITNVSDRERAVPPLRAVTLGPDKTPVGDWSFTASHETLLPGEIATFQSEMREPPGVIAEIAITFQQGTGG, from the coding sequence ATGATTCTCACCTGCCCGGCCTGTTCTACCCGCTATCTGGTCGACCCCGCCACGCTGGGCAGGGACGGGCGCATGGTGCGTTGCGCCAAGTGCGGCCACAGCTGGATGCAGCGCCCGCCGGTGGACATGCCCAAGCCCGTCGATCTGGCGCCCCCGCCGGAGGAGATCGAGGTCAAGCCGATCCCGCCCGGATCCAACCTGCCGGCGATCCGCAAGCCTGTGCCGCCGAAGCCCAAGTCGAAAGCCCCGCTGGTCGTCTCCGCCGTGGCGGCGGTCGTGCTTCTGCTGGCCGGCGGAGTGTTCATGCGGCAGGAGATCGCCGAGATCTGGCCTCCCTCGGCTCGGCTGTTCGAGACCATCGGCCTGCCGGTCGAGGCGCTGGGCGCCGGGTTGCAGCTCCAGAACGTCCGGTCCGAGAAGCGGGTCGAGGACGGCATCACGATCCTCGTGATCGAAGGGCAGATCACCAACGTCTCGGACCGGGAACGTGCGGTGCCGCCGCTTCGCGCGGTGACCCTGGGGCCGGACAAGACCCCCGTGGGCGACTGGAGCTTCACCGCCTCGCACGAGACGCTTCTCCCCGGCGAGATCGCGACGTTCCAGAGCGAGATGCGCGAACCCCCCGGCGTGATCGCCGAAATCGCCATCACCTTCCAGCAGGGAACCGGCGGCTGA
- a CDS encoding TlpA family protein disulfide reductase, translating to MRNLIAAAMLGIVCAAGWWIASDAGQANAARPPLEGTMEKFKPADQPRPVPELSFITADGARGDLSDFKGKVVLLNLWATWCAPCVREMPSLDALQGRLGGEDFEVVALSLDRGGRNVVQPFFDRVGVRNLAMYLDPQSTAMGTLKPRGLPTTLVIDRDGFELGRLEGDAEWDSEEAVRMLRHFIDEGVRPPRMMKTGG from the coding sequence ATGCGTAATTTAATCGCCGCCGCAATGCTCGGCATCGTCTGCGCCGCCGGATGGTGGATCGCAAGCGACGCAGGGCAGGCGAACGCGGCCCGTCCGCCGCTCGAAGGCACCATGGAAAAGTTCAAGCCGGCCGACCAGCCCCGGCCGGTCCCGGAGCTGAGCTTCATCACCGCGGACGGCGCCCGCGGCGATCTGTCCGACTTCAAGGGCAAGGTCGTCCTGCTGAACCTGTGGGCGACATGGTGCGCCCCCTGCGTGCGGGAGATGCCGTCGCTCGACGCCCTGCAGGGCCGGCTGGGCGGGGAGGATTTCGAGGTCGTGGCCCTGTCTCTCGACCGCGGCGGCAGGAACGTGGTCCAGCCGTTCTTCGACCGGGTCGGGGTCCGCAACCTGGCCATGTACCTGGACCCGCAGAGCACCGCGATGGGCACGCTGAAGCCGCGCGGCCTGCCGACCACCCTGGTGATCGACCGCGACGGCTTCGAACTCGGCCGGCTCGAAGGCGACGCGGAATGGGACAGCGAGGAGGCGGTCCGCATGCTCCGTCATTTCATCGACGAGGGCGTGCGCCCGCCCCGGATGATGAAGACCGGCGGCTGA
- a CDS encoding TrmH family RNA methyltransferase: MPKPPRPRPQPGKGVPRFKAAGRRPPGRPAPELTDRPERPEPPQEKLLRITGLPAVSALFQRNGRLVERLFFDERNAGAVAAFCRDLAKARKPYRQVDTDELARVAGTVLHGGVVAVTRPRPVPAFDPAEASRWAAEGKPLLLLDGIGNPHNLGAIVRTAAFFGLERIVISDHPAQAGPSEASYRVAEGGMEHVRLYRATGFARVLRQLASSYRVLGTALGRGEPLDQPADRRPTAIVLGNEEDGLGRETLDACEGVVTLAGSGRVQSLNVAATAAILIHELTRARPSGRQAGLASGARAR, encoded by the coding sequence ATGCCCAAACCACCCCGCCCCCGTCCCCAGCCCGGCAAGGGCGTCCCCCGGTTCAAGGCGGCGGGCCGCCGCCCTCCCGGCAGGCCCGCTCCCGAGCTGACGGACCGCCCGGAACGGCCCGAACCGCCGCAGGAGAAGCTGCTTCGGATCACCGGCCTTCCGGCGGTTTCCGCGCTGTTCCAGCGCAACGGCCGGCTGGTCGAGCGCCTGTTCTTCGACGAGCGGAACGCCGGGGCGGTCGCCGCCTTCTGCCGCGACCTCGCGAAGGCGCGCAAACCCTACCGGCAAGTCGATACCGACGAGCTGGCGCGGGTCGCGGGAACCGTCCTGCACGGCGGCGTCGTGGCGGTGACCCGGCCCCGGCCCGTGCCTGCGTTCGATCCGGCCGAAGCCTCCCGCTGGGCCGCGGAGGGCAAGCCGCTGCTGCTGCTGGACGGCATCGGCAACCCGCACAACCTGGGCGCCATCGTGCGGACGGCGGCCTTCTTCGGGCTGGAACGGATCGTCATATCCGACCATCCCGCGCAGGCCGGCCCATCGGAAGCGAGCTATCGGGTCGCCGAGGGCGGCATGGAGCATGTCAGGCTCTACCGCGCGACCGGATTCGCGCGGGTGCTGAGGCAGCTGGCGTCCAGCTACCGGGTGCTGGGAACCGCGCTGGGACGCGGGGAGCCGCTGGACCAGCCCGCCGACCGCCGGCCCACGGCCATCGTGCTCGGCAACGAGGAGGACGGACTGGGGCGAGAAACCCTGGACGCCTGCGAGGGAGTCGTGACCCTGGCGGGATCGGGCCGGGTCCAGTCGCTCAACGTCGCGGCCACCGCGGCGATCCTGATCCACGAACTGACCAGGGCGCGACCCTCCGGCCGCCAAGCCGGACTGGCGTCCGGCGCCCGGGCGCGCTAG
- a CDS encoding YdcF family protein yields the protein MILAQRVARVLLPPAVLLGLALVCWLGGLVWFAQTIPREDGWADRATDAIVVLTGGSERISTGVQLLSRGLGRTLFVSGVHQGVDLRDMLKASKLEPSTLECCIVLGYEAGDTVGNAAETAAWMRSRHYESLRLVTSNYHMRRSLLEFGMAMPRVDVVPHPVAPDAVKLADWWRWPGTLALIVNEYNKYLFALARYTLSS from the coding sequence GTGATCCTGGCGCAGCGCGTCGCGCGCGTGCTGCTGCCGCCGGCCGTGTTGCTGGGTCTGGCCCTTGTCTGCTGGCTCGGCGGGCTGGTCTGGTTCGCCCAGACCATCCCGCGGGAGGACGGCTGGGCGGACCGCGCGACCGACGCCATCGTCGTCCTGACCGGCGGCAGCGAGCGGATCAGCACAGGGGTCCAACTCCTCTCCCGCGGCCTGGGGCGGACCCTGTTCGTGTCCGGCGTCCACCAGGGCGTCGACCTGCGGGACATGCTGAAGGCATCCAAGCTGGAGCCGAGCACCCTGGAATGCTGCATCGTGCTGGGCTACGAAGCCGGCGATACCGTCGGCAACGCCGCGGAGACGGCGGCCTGGATGCGGAGCCGGCATTACGAATCGCTGCGCCTCGTGACGTCGAACTACCATATGCGGCGCAGCCTGCTGGAGTTCGGCATGGCGATGCCCCGGGTGGACGTGGTACCGCATCCCGTCGCTCCCGACGCGGTCAAGCTGGCGGACTGGTGGCGCTGGCCGGGAACGCTGGCGCTGATCGTCAACGAATACAACAAGTACCTGTTCGCCCTGGCGCGCTACACGCTGTCGTCCTGA
- a CDS encoding cell division protein FtsX, with the protein MFRTHYDLPLQRDVTGRFLPWIIALMVYLAILAMAGSMVLSDMAQRWDRGLAGTLTVQVPPLPEGTPTLDQRVQSALGVLRATPGIARADALPRQDLQGLLEPWLGTGALNADLPVPAMIDVALAGGRIDMNGLAQRLRAAVPGSQLDDHAAWLKDLLAIARAVEAVALGILALVGGAAVATVIFVSRAGLAIHGQVVELLHVMGAPDRYVARQFQSHVLGLAIRGGVIGTVLAAATLIALKRAGGEYAAGLMPDMALNQLQLVSLAAVPAIAAVLAAVTARITVMRALARMP; encoded by the coding sequence ATGTTCCGCACCCACTACGATCTGCCGCTTCAACGCGACGTGACGGGACGGTTCCTGCCCTGGATCATCGCCCTGATGGTCTACTTGGCGATCCTCGCGATGGCCGGGTCCATGGTGCTGTCCGACATGGCGCAGCGCTGGGACCGCGGCCTTGCCGGAACCCTGACCGTTCAGGTGCCGCCGCTGCCCGAGGGAACGCCGACGCTGGACCAGCGCGTCCAATCCGCGCTGGGCGTGCTTCGCGCCACGCCGGGGATCGCCAGGGCCGATGCCCTGCCCCGCCAGGATCTCCAGGGACTGCTGGAGCCGTGGCTGGGCACCGGCGCGCTGAACGCCGACCTGCCCGTGCCGGCCATGATCGACGTGGCCCTGGCCGGCGGCAGGATCGACATGAACGGCCTTGCCCAGCGGCTCCGGGCGGCGGTGCCGGGATCCCAGCTGGACGACCACGCGGCGTGGCTGAAGGACCTGCTCGCGATCGCCCGGGCGGTCGAGGCGGTGGCCCTGGGGATACTCGCGCTGGTCGGCGGCGCCGCGGTCGCGACGGTGATCTTCGTCTCCCGCGCCGGCCTCGCGATCCACGGGCAGGTGGTCGAGCTGCTGCATGTCATGGGAGCGCCCGACCGCTATGTCGCCCGGCAGTTCCAGAGCCATGTGCTGGGGCTCGCGATCCGCGGCGGGGTCATCGGGACGGTGCTGGCGGCGGCGACCCTGATCGCCCTGAAGCGGGCCGGAGGGGAGTATGCGGCCGGCCTGATGCCCGACATGGCGCTGAACCAGCTTCAGTTGGTGTCCCTGGCCGCCGTCCCGGCGATCGCGGCCGTCCTGGCCGCGGTGACCGCCCGGATCACCGTCATGCGCGCCCTGGCGCGGATGCCGTGA